Proteins from a genomic interval of Methanoplanus endosymbiosus:
- the feoB gene encoding ferrous iron transport protein B, protein MKFALIGNPNVGKSLIFNQLTGIGVEISNFPGTTVDLCSGNVCYKKEKFEVIDFPGIYSLDGKSEEEEEVRKYLRNEHIDALIAVLDSTHLERNLYLLLQVAEYELPTVVVLNMTDEAEKQNIHIDFAELSDILGCEIIATTATEGKNIGQIIPAALQVASKIKARVPYDRHVEAGIRSLVKLSECSRLEAILTLEGINQNPELTETAETISVEIEEEHKMSVYQIMATNRHNEASKISDEVTSEKGEKKEFRFEKYLTRYFPGIPILALILLSTLLIVFFVGSFLEELIVSIFEQYAVEPLLAMGLDPLTEQVSFSFIIALQAGLGIAFPFVFVFYILISILEDSGYMTRAAFLADRAMHRIGMHGQALIPMVLGFGCNVPAVMSIRHLSKRERVIASFLITMVPCSARTVIIAGIVAVFVGVPAAISVYLIVFALIALTGVVLTKFTPGEQYGMILEMAPLRTPKAKQTLSRAWLHMKEFIFIAMPILLVSSIFLGLLQYGGIIQAFQDVFAPAMDAALGLPDYASTSLLFGILRKEMAFETLAILAGTADLGSVMTGIQLYVFAVVSVLFVPCVSTIAVLYREMGIKIAALVSAYTLTLGLVVGSLIHFIWSAL, encoded by the coding sequence TAAATCAGAGGAAGAGGAGGAGGTCAGGAAATACCTCAGAAATGAACATATTGACGCCCTTATAGCAGTCCTTGATTCAACCCATCTTGAAAGAAATCTCTATCTCCTCCTCCAGGTTGCAGAATATGAACTCCCAACCGTTGTCGTGCTCAATATGACAGATGAGGCTGAAAAGCAGAATATTCATATTGACTTTGCAGAACTCTCCGATATATTAGGATGCGAAATTATCGCAACCACGGCAACCGAAGGAAAGAATATAGGACAGATAATTCCTGCCGCACTTCAGGTGGCATCAAAGATAAAGGCAAGAGTGCCCTATGACAGGCATGTTGAAGCAGGTATCAGAAGTCTTGTAAAATTATCAGAGTGCTCAAGGCTTGAAGCCATACTTACACTTGAAGGCATAAACCAGAACCCTGAACTGACCGAGACTGCCGAGACGATATCAGTTGAGATTGAAGAAGAGCATAAGATGTCTGTGTACCAGATAATGGCCACAAACAGACATAATGAGGCATCAAAGATATCAGATGAGGTTACAAGTGAAAAGGGTGAGAAGAAAGAGTTCAGGTTTGAAAAATACCTGACCCGTTATTTTCCGGGAATTCCCATACTTGCCCTGATACTACTGTCAACACTTCTGATTGTATTCTTTGTCGGATCTTTTCTTGAAGAGCTGATAGTCTCTATATTTGAGCAGTACGCCGTAGAACCTCTGTTGGCTATGGGCCTTGATCCGCTTACCGAGCAGGTCAGTTTCTCATTTATCATTGCCCTTCAGGCAGGTCTTGGTATAGCATTTCCGTTTGTATTTGTCTTTTACATATTAATCTCAATCCTTGAGGATTCAGGCTATATGACAAGGGCGGCGTTTCTTGCAGACCGGGCAATGCACAGAATCGGGATGCACGGACAGGCGCTGATCCCGATGGTGCTCGGATTCGGATGCAATGTTCCGGCAGTGATGAGCATACGCCACCTTTCAAAGAGAGAGAGGGTCATTGCCTCATTTCTTATAACAATGGTGCCCTGTTCGGCAAGGACAGTTATCATTGCCGGAATTGTGGCTGTATTTGTCGGAGTTCCGGCTGCAATATCAGTCTATCTGATAGTCTTTGCCCTCATTGCCCTCACAGGAGTTGTACTGACAAAGTTCACACCCGGAGAGCAGTATGGTATGATACTTGAGATGGCACCTCTCAGAACGCCAAAGGCAAAGCAGACTCTCTCAAGGGCATGGCTGCATATGAAGGAGTTCATCTTCATTGCTATGCCGATTCTGCTTGTGAGCAGTATATTTCTTGGCCTGTTACAGTATGGCGGAATTATACAGGCATTTCAGGACGTATTTGCGCCGGCGATGGATGCGGCACTGGGACTGCCCGACTATGCCTCAACATCACTGCTCTTTGGAATATTAAGAAAGGAGATGGCATTTGAGACACTTGCAATACTTGCCGGAACTGCCGACCTGGGCAGTGTGATGACCGGAATACAGTTATATGTATTCGCTGTGGTAAGTGTACTCTTTGTCCCCTGTGTATCCACAATCGCAGTATTATACCGCGAGATGGGAATAAAGATCGCAGCCCTTGTCTCCGCATATACACTTACTCTTGGGCTTGTTGTCGGGTCACTGATTCATTTCATCTGGTCAGCCCTCTGA